Part of the Calliopsis andreniformis isolate RMS-2024a chromosome 12, iyCalAndr_principal, whole genome shotgun sequence genome, TTCTATGGTTTCCAAAAATACAATACCCAAACATTTATCAACTTTTTCAACTTCTGTGTACAAACTTGTTTTTAAAATATACTCGTTACCTTTCTATAAGCTGATAAACAATGTTAAATCATAGCAATCTATAGCAAAAAATTAATACGTGTTGATCTATTGATGACATTTAGAGCTAAAAAATTAGAAGTATTcaaaaacatcaaaataaaaaaggTGTTTCTCTGTATGTAATTATTATTGGAACATGTTCATGTAAATagataaataaaaatgaaatagataaataaaaatagaaattgcATAATTCTCAACAGGAACGAACCACAGTGTACATTTTATGAAAGGGACTaattataaacaaaaatttgaCTAAACGTAGAATTCTtctcttttatatttttaaaaacaattCTATTGTTTTGGTGTAGTACAAATAAACACAATATTTTcttgaataatataaaataagcaAAGTGTTACACTATGGTGACATGAGAGGTAGTACTGGCTTCACCTAAGGTGTTATTAGCAATACAATAGTACTTTCCAACATGTTTCTGACCAAGTCGTGGTAATTGTAACCAAGAACTTCGTGTAAGTGCTTCCGCATCCATATTTATGTGAATTGTTGCTTCATGTTCTTTAGCTACAAATAAACCAcacattattatttttatcagcaaagtaaccgtaataattattttcttcattCAACAAAAAAGTAGATAATCGATAAATGGAGtaaagataaaataaataaggtaactttatattaaatatttaggaAGAAGATAATACTAGTTTAGTAATTATTAAAAGCTTCTACAGTTTCGAAGTcagtataattttatttaaattagagATACGTAGACTTAACTTTGTTTTTTACAGAAAGGAAGATGTGTCaataaaatttctaaataattGATATGGAATGACGCGAATGCAAACCTGGTAATTTTAAAACTTGTTTCCCATCCGCCGACTGAAATTCCCAAAAAATATCAGGAATTGGAAAGCCCTTTACTTCACAATTTAACGCTATGCGTTGACCAGAAGTTgtcaaaatattttctaaagGGGATACAATCCACGGACGACTCTCACAGGGTCCAAGATGCTGTAATTTCAAGGAGGATGGGCTTTTCAATCTCATTGATTGTTCGTGTAATGCACAGGGGGTTGTATACGTTTTGTTATTGCTGCCACACGCTGGGCTTTGTTCCATACAAACGCAAACACTTTGTGGCTCATCCTGTGTACAAATAAAGATCTGATATTAagatatatttattaaaatgttCAATTTGGGTAAACGACAATGTAAACGTGTATGAAAAATCATTTTAATTATATAGattcaaatttatttatgattagTATTTTATAAGACTTGTTTAAAAATTTTGGAAAAAGAATTATGGAAtgaaatgttatatttttagAATATAACATGCGTAGATGTTTCACGAATATAACGTTCATCATTCCATCACAACTCCTATAGCTACTTAGCTAAATAACTACTCCCTTGATCTTTAAACTATATGACAATTAAATTTAtctaaaatttgtttaaatttgaaatttgttctAAAATTTGAACGTCAcaagaaaaattgttaaaaattctaatttgtaaattaaatgattttgaagaagaaacacaataaaataataatgtcGGTTTTTATATAACTAATCCTTGaaagattaaaataaaaattgtgaaagttgtTTCATCTTTCACGTTGGATAAAAATCTTGATATTTATTTTATCCTGTAGCGTAAGCCCTTAAATTTTCTTCTACCTGTTGCAGAGTACTCTGCATAATTAACCCAAATTCTAATGCAATTTCAATATGTATGAGATAATAAACGAATGAATATGTATGAAGATTCAAACGAAAACTTTTTCTTCAGCTATTACTAttgcattcaaattttcatttcGATAAAGTCTTATCGTTGACATAACTATTACTTGAACTATGTAATACTAAATGGAAATGTAATAGGTGATAAGATATGCAACACTAATTTCTTTTCAATATACCTGCTCCTCAAGATCAGATCGTAATTTACATAAATAGTTTCTTGCACAGAATCCATGATTGCGGCTTTTCACAGATATTTCGGAAATGCTAGAATTCCAGCATGGTTCGCCGTCCAATCGAGCGCATAAACCTTTTTTGCAACACTCGCAAGGATCGGGAACTGAACCCAATAAACATTTTCCAGGATCTTCTGGACATCTACTTTTTAAATGAAGGTTCAGTTATTATTGAAACAACCAGAATTATTGAACGTAGGTACTATGCTATACAATAAACAGAAATCAAATTTGTTTCACTCAAAattaaattcgaaatattttatACCAAATTAGAGTTTCAAAAATGATCATTAAAGCGACAACATAGAATTTTTTTTCTTATAGGGTAAGTATAAGCATATGATATAATCTAAAatgttttgaaattatttaaagagatatattttactaattctaaataaatatttttaaaacatttgTATATCAGAAAAATGGAACTTACTTAAGAtaattttaacaaaatatttacgTCGTTTATGCTATATAGGTATTACATAGAAGTTTCGAAATCAGTTAAAggagtaatttaaaaattatggtTTATGTATAATTCAATAAAGTGAACAAATTGAACAATAAACTATTTGC contains:
- the LOC143185789 gene encoding insulin-like growth factor-binding protein-related protein 1; the encoded protein is MVRRRTLSSLSLSLKLLVYFGILLWHDVSAYVGSSESKGSTKKEQIDGCIECGNYRCPEDPGKCLLGSVPDPCECCKKGLCARLDGEPCWNSSISEISVKSRNHGFCARNYLCKLRSDLEEQDEPQSVCVCMEQSPACGSNNKTYTTPCALHEQSMRLKSPSSLKLQHLGPCESRPWIVSPLENILTTSGQRIALNCEVKGFPIPDIFWEFQSADGKQVLKLPAKEHEATIHINMDAEALTRSSWLQLPRLGQKHVGKYYCIANNTLGEASTTSHVTIV